Proteins encoded in a region of the Salminus brasiliensis chromosome 2, fSalBra1.hap2, whole genome shotgun sequence genome:
- the xpot gene encoding exportin-T, which translates to MACESALPAIMDEQALMGLNPNADACYRQRALAYFEQLKESQDGWEVCAEALAKGIYSDDHVKFFCFQVLEHQIKYRHGSLTGAQQQLIRETLMKWLQLQLMSTQSEKPFIKNKAAQVFSLTFIMEYPTVWPKFFFDLLSLVGLNPHGLDIYLRTLMAIDAEVVDRDILHTPEETRRNTLIKDTMRENCIPALVESWYQILQTYQQSHSELTCQCLEVVGAYVSWIELNLIANDRFVNLLLSHMSVEELREEACDCLFEIVNKGMDPVDKTKLVESLSQVLQSAGFFNVEQEEDVDFLAKFSRLVNGIGQALVLSWTKLSKTGDVKVAAETLQALEAKIPLMLQLLIHEDDDISANIVGFCYDYLHILKQLPVLTDQQKSNVEAIMLSVMKKLTYDDEYNFENEGEDEAMFVEYRKQLKMLLDRLAQVSPELLLESVRRVFTSTMQNWQTTRFMEVEVAIRLFYMLGEALPASHGAHFTGDATKASTLQDMMRTLISSGVSEYQHTSVTLEFFETVVRYDKFFIVEPQHIPNVLMAFLDHRGLRHSSPKVRSRVAYLFSRFIKTLYKHMNAYIEDILSRIQDLLELAPPENGFPALLSSDDQLFMFETAGVLIVNGESPADRKQALMRSLLTPLMEAFRLLLAKLTQEADEERQTALADCLGHAVGFASRTSKAFSNKQTVKLCGCSEVYLDCLQTFLPALSCPVQRCTLRSAVRSFLHRMIICLEEEVLPFIPAASEHMLKDCEPKDLQEFIPLISQITAKFKNQVSPFLQQVFMPLVLAIFEVLSRPAEDNDQTAALEKQMLRRSYFSFIQTMASSGMNEVMANQGAENIERVLFTIIQGAVDFPDPVAQKTCFIILSKLVELWGGKDGLVGFPDFIYKHIVPACFLAPLKPTFDLSDAQTILTLSECTLTLKMIHLKRGLEFIQFLQQDYLPSLQVSPEIAQELCQVLQQPDTKILKNCMKVFFQQAKL; encoded by the exons ATGGCCTGCGAGTCGGCTTTACCTGCCATCATGGACGAGCAGGCCCTCATGGGACTGAACCCCAATGCTGATGCGTGCTACAGGCAAAGA GCGTTGGCATATTTTGAGCAGTTGAAGGAATCTCAGGATGGCTGGGAGGTTTGTGCAGAGGCCTTGGCTAAAGGCATTTACAG TGATGACCATGTGAAGTTCTTCTGTTTTCAAGTTCTGGAGCATCAGATCAAATACAG GCACGGGAGCCTCACCGGAGCCCAACAGCAGCTGATTAGAGAGACTCTGATGAAATGGCTACAGTTGCAG TTGATGAGCACACAGTCGGAGAAACCCTTCATCAAAAACAAGGCTGCCCAGGTGTTTTCCCTAACTTTCATTATGGAATACCCGACTGTGTGGCCCAAGTTCTTCTTTGACCTGCTCTCACTGGTGGGCCTGAACCCTCACGGCCTTGACATCTACCTGCGCACACTCATGGCTATCGATGCTGAGGTGGTGGACAGAGATATCTTGCATACTCCTGAG GAGACGCGCAGGAACACGCTGATTAAAGACACCATGCGGGAGAACTGCATCCCAGCACTGGTGGAGTCCTGGTACCAGATCCTACAGACGTACCAGCAGAGCCACAGTGAGCTCACATGCCAGTGTTTGGAGGTGGTGGGAGCTTACGTGTCCTGGATCGAACTCAACCTCATCGCCAACGACAG GTTTGTGAATCTGCTCTTAAGCCATATGTCTGTGGAGGAGCTTCGAGAAGAGGCCTGTGACTGTCTGTTTGAGATTGTAAATAAAGGCATGGACCCTGTGGACAAAACCAAACTAGTGGAGTCTCTCTCTCAAGTTCTGCAGTCTGCTGGGTTCTTTAATGTGGAGCAG GAGGAGGATGTAGACTTTCTGGCAAAATTCTCACGGCTGGTGAATGGGATAGGCCAGGCTCTGGTGCTAAGCTGGACCAAACTCAGTAAGACAGGAGATGTGAAGGTTGCTGCAGAAACGCTGCAAGCGCTAGAGGCTAAGATTCCCCTGATGCTACAGCTGCTTATCCATGAGGATGATGACATTTCAGCAAACATAGTGGGATTCTGTTACGACTACCTGCACATACTCAAACAG CTACCTGTCCTTACTGATCAGCAAAAGAGTAATGTTGAG GCAATCATGCTGTCTGTTATGAAAAAACTGACATATGATGATGAGTACAACTTTGAAAATGAG GGTGAGGATGAGGCTATGTTTGTGGAGTACAGGAAGCAATTAAAGATGCTGCTGGACCGCCTTGCCCAGGTCTCTCCTGAGCTCTTACTGGAATCTGTGCGCAGAGTCTTCACTAGTACCATGCA GAACTGGCAAACGACACGGTTCATGGAGGTAGAAGTGGCAATCAGGCTGTTCTACATGTTGGGTGAGGCACTGCCTGCATCTCATGGGGCTCATTTCACTGGGGATGCTACCAAAGCCAGTACTCTACAGGACATGATGAGGACG CTCATCTCCAGTGGTGTAAGCGAGTATCAGCACACCTCGGTCACGCTGGAGTTCTTTGAGACTGTTGTACGCTACGACAAGTTTTTCATTGTGGAACCACAGCACATTCCAAACGTCCTG ATGGCATTTCTAGACCATCGTGGTCTGAGACACAGCAGTCCAAAAGTGCGGAGCAGAGTGGCTTACCTTTTCTCCAGGTTCATCAAAACGCTGTA TAAACACATGAATGCCTATATTGAGGACATCCTAAGCCGAATACAGGACCTGCTAGAATTGGCTCCACCT GAGAATGGCTTCCCAGCTCTGTTGAGCAGCGATGACCAGCTGTTCATGTTTGAGACGGCCGGGGTGCTGATTGTGAATGGAGAAAGTCCAGCAGACAGGAAGCAGGCTCTGATGCGTAGTCTCTTAACCCCGCTTATGGAGGCCTTCCGCCTGCTTCTCGCCAAACTGACTCAAGAGGCTGAcgaggagagacagacagcccTTGCAGACTGCCTCGGTCATGCTGTGGGCTTTGCCAG CCGCACCAGTAAGGCATTTAGTAACAAGCAGACTGTGAAGCTGTGTGGCTGCTCAGAGGTGTACTTGGACTGCCTGCAGACATTTCTGCCTGCACTGAGCTGCCCGGTCCAGCGGTGCACTCTGCGCAGTGCTGTGCGCTCATTTCTCCACCGCATGATCATCTGCCTAGAGGAAGAGGTTCTGCCCTTCATACCGGCAGCATCCGAGCACATGCTGAAGGACTGTGAGCCCAAAGACCTGCAGGAATTTATTCCCCTCATCAGCCAGATCACAGCCAAGTTTAAG AACCAGGTGTCTCCCTTCCTACAGCAAGTATTCATGCCATTGGTGCTGGCAATCTTTGAAGTGTTGTCACGGCCTGCAGAGGACAATGACCAAACTGCAGCCCTTGAGAAGCAAATGCTAAGAAGAAGCTACTTCAGCTTTATTCAGACCATGGCCAGCAGTGGCATGAATGAAGTAATGGCAAATCAAG GTGCTGAAAATATTGAGCGTGTGTTGTTCACAATCATCCAGGGAGCGGTGGACTTCCCTGACCCTGTCGCCCAGAAGACATGTTTTATCATCCTTTCCAAACTCGTGGAGCTCTGGG GGGGTAAAGACGGTTTGGTTGGGTTTCCAGACTTTATCTACAAACACATTGTCCCAGCATGCTTTCTGGCTCCTCTTAAACCAACATTTGACCTATCCGATGCTCAAACTATCCTG ACCTTGTCTGAGTGTACACTGACTCTGAAAATGATTCATCTCAAGAGG gGGCTGGAGTTTATTCAGTTCTTGCAGCAAGACTACTTGCCCTCTCTGCAGGTGTCTCCTGAAATCGCACAG GAACTCTGTCAAGTGCTTCAGCAGCCAGACACAAAGATTCTGAAAAACTGCATGAAG GTATTCTTTCAGCAAGCCAAACTGTAA